The Triticum urartu cultivar G1812 unplaced genomic scaffold, Tu2.1 TuUngrouped_contig_8483, whole genome shotgun sequence nucleotide sequence gtcagtaaGCACATAGTCACTAtatctgggttgcataaccgcttgactcaactgggagttaatgtcccggatgacgcggtcattgacagaatcctccagccgcttccacctagctacaagagctttgtgatgaacttcaatatgtaggggatggaaaagaccattcctgaagtatttgctatgctgaaatcagcagaggtagaagtcaagaaggaacatcaagtgttgatggtcaataaaaccactaagttcaagaagggcaagggtaaaaagaacttaaaaagaacttcaagaaggacggcaaggaggttgccgcgcccggcaagcaagctgccgggaagaagccaaagaatggacccaagcccgagactgagtgcttttattgcaagggaagcggtcactggaagcggaactgccctaaatacttagcagacaagaaggccggcaaaacaaaaggtatatgtgatatacatgtaattgatgtgtaccttactagtttccgtagtagctcctgggtatttgataccggtgcagttgctcacatttgtaactcaaagcaggggctgcggaataagcggaaactggcaaaggatAATATTTTAGATAGAAGAAACATTTCTTCTATCTAAAATATTAGAAAGAATGTACCCTTCTATCCAAATCCAATTTGCATCGATAAAATAAATCCAAATTCCAGTAGTAGATGAATAATTGCAAATTTGTGTGTGTACGAGATTAGAATAACTTCAAAATAACTGACATAATTTTGTATTTTTCCTGATCAGAAAAATACATGAAAAAGAAAGGAGGTAGAAAAATTTTTGGATTTATGGttaaagaagaaaaagaagaaaacaGGGGTTCTGTTGAATTTCAAGTATTCAGTTTCACCAATAAGATACGGAGACTTGCTTCACATTTGGAATTACACAAAAAAGATTTTTCATCGGAAAGAGGTCTACGAAGACTTTTGGGAAAACGTCGACGTTTGCTGGCTTATTTGGCAAAGAAAAATAGAGTACGTTATAAGAAATTAATCGGTCAGTTGAATATTCGGGAGCAGTAATTTAATCGTTCaaatttttttcttgttttattatttttttaGTAGTCTTATAGTAGTCTTAGATTTTTCATTTTGATGAGCCTCGCTTTGAGGAATTCATGGAATAATCCATTTTCATGGAATAATGAATTAAGGAAGAAAGGATATGAGTCTACCGCTTACAAGAAAAGATCTCATGATAGTCAATATGGGCCCTCAACACCCATCAATGCATGGTGTTCTTCGACTGATCGTTACTCTCGATGGTGAGGATGTTATTGATTGTGAACCCATATTAGGGTATTTACACAGAGGAATGGAAAAAATCGCGGAAAACCGAACTATTATACAATACTTACCTTATGTAACAAGGTGGGATTATTTAGCTACTATGTTTACAGAAGCAATAACAGTAAATGCACCAGAATTCTTGGAGAATATTCAAATACCACAAAGAGCCAGCTATATTAGGGTAATTATGTTAGAATTAAGCCGGATAGCTTCTCACTTGCTATGGCTTGGACCTTTTATGGCGGATCTCGGCGCACAGACTCCTTTTTTCTATATTTTTAGAGAGAGAGAATTAATATATGATCTATTTGAAGCTGCTACAGGTATGCGAATGATGCACAATTACTTTCGCATCGGAGGAGTAGCCGCCGATCTACCTTATGGATGGATCGATAAATGTTTAGATTTCTGTGATTATTTTTTACGCGGAGTTGTTGAATATCAACAACTTATTACACAGAATCCAATTTTTTTAGAGCGAGTTGAAGGAGTAGGTTTTATTAGCGGAGAAGAAGCAGTAAATTGGGGCTTATCGGGACCGATGTTACGAGCTTCTGGAATACAATGGGATCTTCGTAAAGTAGATCCTTATGAGTCTTACAACCAATTTGATTGGAAAGTCCAATGGCAAAAAGAAGGGGATTCGTTAGCTCGCTATTTAGTACGAATTGGTGAAATGAGGGAATCCATCAAAATAATTCAACAAGCTGTAGAAAAAATTCCTGGAGGACCTTATGAAAATTTAGAAGTCCGACGCTTTAAGAAAGAAAATAATTCTGAATGGAATGATTTTGAGTATAAATTTCTTGGTAAAAAACCTTCGCCCAATTTTGAATTGTCAAGACAAGAGCTTTATGTAAGAGTAGAAGCCCCAAAAGGTGAATTAGGGATTTATCTAGTAGGAGATGATAGCCTTTTCCCCTGGAGATGGAAAATCCGTCCACCCGGGTTTATTAATTTGCAAATTCTTCCTCAGCTAGTTAAAAAAATGAAATTGGCTGATATCATGACGATATTAGGTAGTATAGATATCATTATGGGGGAAGTTGATCGTTGAAATGATAATAGATAGGGTAGAGGTAGAAACTATCAATTCTTTTTCGAAATTGGAATTATTAAAAGAAGTCTATGGACTGATATCGATTCTACCCATTTTGACCCTCCTTTTGGGAATAACAATAGAGGTACTCGTAATTGTGTGGTTAGAAAGAGAAATATCTGCGTCGATACAACAACGTATTGGTCCTGAATATGCTGGCCCCCTGGGCCTGCTTCAAGCTATAGCAGATGGGACTAAGCTACTTTTTAAAGAAGATATTCTGCCATCCCGAGGAGATATTTCTTTATTTAGCATTGGACCCTCTATAGCAGTCATATCAGTTTTATTAAGTTTTTTAGTTATCCCTTTGGGATATCATTTTGTTTTAGCCGATCTTAGTATTGGTGTTTTTTTATGGATTGCCATTTCAAGTATAGCTCCTATTGGTCTTCTTATGGCAGGATATAGCTCAAATAATAAATATTCTTTTTCAGGCGGTCTACGAGCTGCTGCTCAATCCATTAGTTATGAAATACCATTAACTTTTTGTGTGCTAGCAATATCTCTACGTGTGATTCGTTAAAATAGATCTTTTTCCTATAAAATCCATTAACTATTTATATTCCTTTTCTTATTTAGTATTTGGGTTGGTAAGTTAAACTAGATAGCTATATGAGTGAAACAAAACAGCTTATAAATTTGTAGTAAAAAGAAAAAATCTCATTTCCTACGTACAAGAAAAAAGTGGAAGTAAACATAAGCAGTGTAAACTCTTTATCCCAAGGTTGATATTTTTTAATTAGTCATCATATCTTGAAGCGGCCAAGAATAAAGGATTCACGATATGGAATTCCATTACTAGAATACTCCTAGTTATTACTATAACTTAATAATCCATAAGAAGAATCCACCAAAAGTTAGTGAAGGGTTAGGAACACTAAAGTACATAAAGGATTAGTAATGGAAAATCTAAAACATTAGAGATTTTTGCCCATAAAAGGAATCATAATAAGGACTTGCAATTTGTAGAAATTATCAAGTAGTACTTTCTTCGGATTCCGATCCAGAGTATGTTCCCATTCACTTGTTAAGGAAATGGCTATCAAGAACGAATTAACCCTTTATCCATTTTTTCTTTTTAAATACCCCCTCCCTGGGGAAAGAAGAATAGTAAAAAAGATATGGAGTGCACTAGAAAAAATTTTCATTATTTCCTTCCTCTATCCATATTCATGCAGAATTGCTCATGAACTAATACCCAACTCTTTCCATTTATTAATTGAATTCCTATAACAAGTAACAAGTGTTTTATTCCAAGATTAAGTTATTACTGAACAAAGAAAAATTTTCATTATATTATAAAGGATGAGATCAATTCGGAAGCGCTTTTTCTTATTCTAGCAGACGGAATTCCTTTGGTCTAATTTAGGACTTTCAAATCTATTTTATTTTATCTAATTCTATCTACGCCCCCGGGGCTAGGAACAAAACAGTCCTTTCCTTTTTCTGATCATAGAGAAGCCGTATGAAGCTAAGGTTTCATGTACGGTTTTGAAATAGCGGTGGGAACTGTGATGTTATCACCGACTATGATTATCTAACAGTTCAAGTACAGTTGATATAGTTGAAGCACAGTCAAAATACGGTTTTTTTGGATGGAATATTTGGCGTCAGCCTATAGGTTTTCTGGtttttttaatttcttctttGGCAGAATGTGAAAGATTACCCTTTGATTTACCAGAAGCGGAGGAAGAATTAGTAGCAGGTTACCAAACTGAATATTCCGGTATCAAATATGGTTTATTTTATCTTGTTTCTTACCTAAATTTATTAGTTTCTTCTTTATTTGTAACAGTTCTCTACTTGGGCGGGTGGAATTTATCTATTCCCTATATATCCTTTTTTGATTTTTTCCAAATGAATAAAGCAGTTGGAATTTTGGAAATGACAATGGGTATATTTATTACATTAACTAAAGCTTATTTATTTCTCTTCATTTCTATCACAATAAGATGGACTTTACCGAGGATGAGAATGGATCAGTTATTAAATCTTGGATGGAAATTTCTTTTACCTATTTCCCTGGGCAATCTCTTATTAACAACCTCTTCTCAACTTGTTTCACTATAAATAAGATAATACAATAATAGTAAGAATATTTTCAACACAAAAGCTCTCTCAAACAAGAGAAAGAAACATATCTTTTTCATAGATATTTAGAATGAATATGTTCCCTATGGTAACTGGGTTCATGAGTTatggtcaacaaacaatacgTGCTACAAGGTACATAGGTCAAAGTTTCATAACTACCTTATCCACACAAATCGTTTACCTATAACGATTCACTACCCTTATGAAAAATCAATTACACCAGAGCGTTTCCGAGGGCGAATCCACTTTGAATTTGATAAATGTATTGCTTGTGAAGTATGTGTTCGCGTATGTCCGATAGATTTACCCGTTGTGGATTGGAGATTTGAAAAGGATATTAAAAGAAAACAATTGCTTAATTATAGTATTGATTTCGGAGTTTGTATATTTTGTGGCAATTGTGTTGAGTACTGTCCAACAAGCTGTTTATCAATGACTGAAGAATATGAACTTTCTACCTATGATCGTCATGAATTGAATTACAATCAAATTGCTTTAAGTCGGTTACCAATCTCCATAATGGGAGATTACACAATTCAAACAATTAGGAATTCGTCTGAAAGTAAAATAAACAAAGAAAAATCTTCGAATTCAAGAACGATTACTGATTACTAAACTTTGATTTTGTCTTTCTGTTATAAAAATCTAATAATTCTTTATTAAACTTTAAAATTAAACTATAAAGAAAAACGAAAAACTACTGCTTATTGGAAATTATTTCTTATTTTAAATCAGACTAGATTTTCGTGATATAATATAATTTATAACTATAAGTTTATACACAAAAAAATACCCTAATCCTTTTTTCCTTCCTTGAATCCTTTAGTTTTAGTCAGTTCATGAAAAATTTTATACTATTAATTTCTTTTTATCCATAATGGATTTACCTGGACCAATACATGAGATTCTTATGCTATTTGGGGGATTTGTTCTTCTACTAGGGGGTCTAGGAGTAGTATTACTTACCAACCCCATTTATTCTGCCTTTTCGCTGGGATTAGTTCTTGTTTGTATATCCTTATTCTATTTTTTATTAAATTCCTACTTTGTAGCTGTCGCACAACTTCTTATTTATGTGGGAGCCATAAATGTCTTGATCATATTCGCTGTAATGTTCGTAAATGGCTCAGAATGGTCTAAAGATAAGAATTATTGGACTATTGGAGATGGGTTCACTTCACTCGTTTGTATAACTATTGTTTTTTCACTAATGACTACTATCCCAGATACGTCGTGGTATGGAATTCTTTGGACTACAAGATCAAACCAAATAGTAGAACAGGGTCTCATAAATAATGTTCAACAAATTGGAATTCATTTAGCAACCGATTTTTATCTTCCGTTTGAACTCATTTCCATAATTCTTCTAGTTTCTTTAATAGGTGCAATTACTATGGCTCGGCAATAAGAAAACTTAGAAAAAGTACAAATTATAAGAATTGCAAATCTAAAATAAATAACTAAAGAATCACAATTTTGATTTAGTAAAATCCATCTACTGCCAACAAATACctccttttttttttttttttcttttgttgtgtAATTGTTCTATTGTAATTAATTGAATCGGTTCAATTCTTGCCCTCATATTGAAATGAATCGAGATTGATAAGGAGTTAGTTAATGATGTTTGAGCATGTACTTTTTTTGAGTGTCTATTTATTTTCGATTGGTATCTATGGATTGATCACAAGCCGAAACATGGTTAGAGCTCTAATATGTCTTGAACTTATACTGAATTCAATTAATCTAAATCTCGTAACATTTTCTGATCTATTTGATAGTCGCCAATTAAAAGGAGATATTTTCGCAATTTTTGTTATAGCCCTTGCAGCTGCTGAAGCCGCTATTGGACTATCCATTCTTTCTTCCATCCATCGTAATAGGAAATCCACTCGTATCAATCAATCTAATTTATTGAATAATTAGACTTTTGAATAATTAGACATAGAATCCTCTAAACAAAGGCGCACATATTAAAATAAATAGAAATCAATACTATTTTCTTAGTATTATTTGAGAATATCCATTTTTTTTAGTAGATTATTGCATAGTATTCTTTTTCACTTAAATGAATTTTTGTATTTGTAATTCATTGATATTGCAATTTGAATATTGCAATAATTTATATTGAAAAGACGATAGCCAATTTATTGGCTAATTCGAATTCGTCTGTACAATTCGTAAAATTCTTTCTTATTTCTTATTTATTGTTGAAATCCAAAATTAAAGTCTCTTGGCTCTCTTCACGCTTTCTCACAAACAGATtaaaaaatagatttttttttttgaagttTCTAAGTCGCACTGTAGCCTACTTGGAAACAACTGCCCTCCTCAGTGGAAGTCTCAATGTAATTCTTAACTCCCCTAAATGAGATATAAATGTACGATGCAGTTTCACTTTCATGAGACTGAATTGAGATGATGCCACAATTTGACTCTTGTGCTTTGAAATGTGTCACTCGGAGCAACTATCAGACAATACAATTTCCCAAAAGAATCATATATTTCCAAGTCATTGTTAAATTTCCCACTGCAATGCGCGGGGAATCCTTTAGTTTACCAGTTATTTCATGTCTCATGGCTTTTTCTCCACGTCGCGAGACTACTCCACCAAATAGTCAGCTTCGCAATAACCCCAATGATCATCCTCAGTGAGTTTACTA carries:
- the LOC125531939 gene encoding NAD(P)H-quinone oxidoreductase subunit 1, chloroplastic, with translation MIIDRVEVETINSFSKLELLKEVYGLISILPILTLLLGITIEVLVIVWLEREISASIQQRIGPEYAGPLGLLQAIADGTKLLFKEDILPSRGDISLFSIGPSIAVISVLLSFLVIPLGYHFVLADLSIGVFLWIAISSIAPIGLLMAGYSSNNKYSFSGGLRAAAQSISYEIPLTFCVLAISLRVIR